The following coding sequences lie in one uncultured Methanobrevibacter sp. genomic window:
- a CDS encoding dihydroneopterin aldolase family protein: MDVDKEYFSNITTRERAIFEGAISMGALFHQFVGTPVNKNTKNSLETSMEESLKLQPAIEDVDVTIRFDKLEESMTEFEYTSLTGDMLDVKIYTKVDNVQATIRIEFIEELNYPLMYVEDIIED, from the coding sequence TTGGATGTAGATAAAGAATACTTTTCAAATATAACTACAAGAGAAAGAGCTATATTTGAAGGAGCTATAAGCATGGGAGCTTTATTCCACCAATTCGTGGGAACTCCCGTGAATAAAAATACAAAAAATAGCTTGGAAACAAGTATGGAAGAATCCTTAAAACTACAGCCGGCAATTGAAGACGTTGATGTTACCATCAGATTCGATAAGCTTGAAGAGTCAATGACAGAATTCGAATACACTTCACTTACCGGAGACATGCTAGATGTTAAAATTTACACAAAAGTGGATAATGTCCAGGCCACAATAAGAATTGAGTTTATTGAAGAACTCAATTATCCTTTAATGTATGTTGAAGACATAATAGAAGATTAG
- a CDS encoding archaetidylserine synthase has product MKIEDTSMKKFIAISDIISLLNMSCGFFSIICSINHNFELAALFMIFAIMFDSVDGWVARKTNRNDELDFGKNIDSLSDAISFGAAPAAFVYSTINTTSIILQPLVIIVSLLIVICGVLRLTRYNVIADKIQTKDFIGFPIPGIAFLLATYYLSGLYNMYLTLILSTVVSLIMISTVRYPKFDNVPTLAVSCVLIILLILPVKFVLYGVNIPALLLLIFCLYYLIINLIKNFLN; this is encoded by the coding sequence ATGAAAATTGAAGATACATCTATGAAAAAATTTATAGCAATATCTGATATAATATCATTGTTAAATATGAGTTGTGGTTTTTTTTCAATTATATGTTCAATAAACCATAATTTTGAATTAGCCGCACTTTTTATGATATTTGCAATCATGTTTGACTCAGTAGATGGTTGGGTAGCAAGAAAAACAAACAGAAATGATGAATTAGATTTTGGAAAAAACATCGATTCATTATCTGATGCCATATCTTTTGGTGCAGCACCTGCGGCATTTGTTTATTCAACTATTAACACCACTTCAATTATTCTTCAACCATTAGTAATCATTGTAAGTTTATTAATTGTAATTTGTGGAGTTTTAAGATTAACAAGATATAATGTAATTGCAGACAAAATCCAAACAAAAGATTTTATAGGCTTTCCAATTCCTGGAATTGCATTCCTATTGGCTACATATTATTTAAGCGGACTCTATAATATGTATCTAACATTGATTTTAAGTACTGTTGTTTCTTTGATAATGATTAGTACAGTTAGATATCCGAAATTTGATAATGTTCCTACACTCGCAGTATCCTGCGTATTAATAATATTATTAATCTTACCTGTAAAATTCGTATTGTATGGAGTAAACATACCTGCATTATTACTGTTAATTTTCTGCTTATACTACCTTATAATTAATTTAATTAAAAATTTCTTAAATTAA
- a CDS encoding rod shape-determining protein: MNIFGKDEEVPQVENTRVISNSLGIDLGTLNTVIAKPSGDKFDLYQIPSVVAVKKDDPSEVLAVGEEAKRMLGRTPEDILAVRPLKKGVIENVVQAQALLIKAMQIGINEGESVGRIVIGIPGDASEVEKNAAEEIGRKAGAQNILVISEGLAAAIGAGLPIAEPNGTMVVDIGAGSTDIVIISLGGINDIETVRCGGDDIDNKLVELVAEKYDVAIGIHDAESAKIEVGMVHCSEQLENLSVEIIGKSLENNRPKKVVIDSMLVAEAVEPYMQQIVGGLNEILERLSPELMMGVYNNAVAVGGSSRLRGMKERIFDEIGIPIEISDDPMTVVAKGTAIVAAEPLALEPEVRLRAMK; the protein is encoded by the coding sequence ATGAATATTTTTGGAAAAGATGAAGAAGTACCACAAGTAGAAAATACCCGTGTCATTAGCAATAGTTTAGGAATCGATTTAGGAACTTTAAACACTGTAATTGCAAAACCTTCTGGGGATAAATTTGATTTATATCAAATTCCATCAGTTGTTGCAGTTAAAAAAGATGATCCATCAGAAGTTTTAGCTGTTGGTGAAGAAGCTAAAAGGATGCTTGGAAGAACTCCTGAAGATATCTTGGCAGTAAGACCTTTGAAAAAAGGTGTAATTGAAAATGTTGTTCAAGCACAAGCATTACTCATTAAAGCAATGCAAATTGGTATTAATGAAGGAGAAAGTGTTGGAAGAATTGTTATTGGCATTCCTGGTGACGCATCTGAAGTAGAAAAGAATGCTGCAGAAGAAATAGGCAGAAAAGCTGGAGCTCAAAATATTTTAGTTATAAGTGAAGGTTTGGCTGCAGCTATTGGTGCAGGATTACCTATTGCAGAACCAAACGGTACCATGGTTGTAGATATTGGTGCGGGTTCAACTGATATTGTAATTATTTCTCTTGGTGGTATTAATGATATCGAAACTGTTAGATGCGGTGGTGACGATATTGATAATAAACTGGTAGAACTTGTCGCTGAAAAATATGATGTAGCTATTGGTATTCATGATGCAGAATCTGCAAAAATCGAAGTGGGTATGGTTCATTGCAGTGAACAACTTGAAAACTTAAGTGTTGAAATAATAGGTAAATCTTTAGAAAATAATAGGCCTAAAAAAGTTGTTATTGATTCAATGTTGGTTGCTGAAGCAGTTGAACCTTACATGCAACAAATTGTTGGTGGTTTAAACGAAATATTGGAAAGATTATCTCCAGAATTAATGATGGGTGTTTATAACAATGCAGTTGCTGTTGGGGGAAGTTCCAGACTTCGCGGAATGAAAGAAAGAATTTTCGATGAAATTGGAATTCCAATTGAAATTTCAGATGATCCGATGACTGTTGTAGCAAAAGGTACTGCAATCGTTGCTGCAGAACCACTTGCATTAGAACCTGAAGTTCGTCTCAGAGCTATGAAATAA
- a CDS encoding class E sortase, translating to MSKHIISTVIVIICILIIGLYALGEVNYFASKIAVERNLEEPTVVIPSVGINEKINNVSLSQGVFHEPNSYTPTQGDVLVFGHRTLQGSPFLRLNELSAGDTILLEWPGIGEVKYTVASSTIVPADYQLNAVEGGNKLYLITCDPIGSTENRLIIEGTLSETNPINDVILKQNPQESNALIITGIFLVVGLIFSYFYPKEHRLYILATVLIITAILFYCCINPVSSQAIYDRIIFLNGGSHWM from the coding sequence ATGAGTAAACATATTATTTCAACAGTGATTGTTATTATATGCATATTAATAATTGGATTATATGCATTGGGAGAAGTGAACTACTTCGCATCTAAAATTGCTGTAGAAAGAAATTTGGAAGAACCCACTGTAGTAATACCTTCAGTTGGAATTAATGAAAAAATTAATAACGTGTCATTATCTCAAGGAGTATTCCATGAACCAAATTCCTATACTCCAACACAGGGAGACGTATTGGTATTTGGACATAGAACCCTGCAAGGTTCGCCATTTTTAAGGCTCAATGAATTATCTGCAGGCGATACAATACTTTTAGAATGGCCAGGCATAGGTGAGGTAAAATATACTGTTGCAAGTTCAACAATTGTTCCTGCAGACTACCAGCTTAATGCTGTAGAAGGCGGAAATAAATTATATCTGATTACATGCGACCCTATTGGATCAACTGAAAACAGATTGATTATCGAAGGAACATTAAGCGAAACCAATCCTATAAATGATGTGATTCTCAAACAAAATCCTCAAGAGTCAAATGCATTAATCATAACTGGAATATTTTTAGTTGTGGGATTGATATTCAGTTATTTCTATCCAAAAGAACATAGACTTTACATACTAGCCACAGTTCTGATTATAACTGCAATATTGTTCTACTGTTGTATCAATCCAGTATCCTCACAGGCAATCTATGACAGGATAATCTTTTTAAATGGGGGATCACATTGGATGTAG